A genomic stretch from Telopea speciosissima isolate NSW1024214 ecotype Mountain lineage chromosome 7, Tspe_v1, whole genome shotgun sequence includes:
- the LOC122668911 gene encoding uncharacterized protein LOC122668911 isoform X1 codes for MTKLKSETVTLMLVNLAGIMERADESLLPGVYREVGAALHTDPTGLGSLTLFRSIVQSCCYPLAAYLAIHHNRAHVIALGAFLWAAATFLVGFSSSFLQVAVSRALNGIGLAIVTPAILSLVADSTDDSNRGVAFGWLQLTSNIGSIIGNLCSVLIASTSFMGIPGWRISFHLVGMVSVVVGILVRLFANDPRFAESGSKAQDPGPNKPTLSAVKFLIQEAKSVMKVPSFQIIVAQGVTGSFPWSALSFAPMWLELIGFSHKQTAFLMSMFVVSLSLGGLFGGKMGDILSKHFPNSGRIVLSQISSGLAIPLAALLLLALPDDPSTAFMHGFVLFIMGLSISWNGAATNNPIFAEIVPEKSRTSIYALDRSFESILASFAPPVVGFLAQRFYGYKPAPKGASKSVEVERDRENAASLAKALYMAIGIPMSLCCLIYSFLYCTYPKDRERASMHALIESEMQQMESDNPPAGEEYVEVCFSESDELYGKAKTVIDMVYGVEGVDIDDTDETTLLPTNLNFSNLEG; via the exons ATGACGAAGTTGAAATCAGAGACAGTAACATTGATGCTGGTGAACCTGGCGGGGATCATGGAGAGAGCGGACGAGTCACTGCTCCCTGGTGTGTACAGGGAAGTTGGGGCCGCCCTCCACACTGACCCAACTGGTCTTGGCTCCCTCACCCTTTTCCGATCCATTGTGCAGTCCTGCTGCTACCCACTCGCAGCATACCTCGCCATCCACCACAACAGAGCCCACGTTATCGCCCTCGGCGCCTTCCTCTGGGCCGCCGCCACCTTCCTTGTcggcttctcctcctctttcttacAG GTGGCAGTCTCAAGAGCTTTGAATGGGATAGGACTGGCCATTGTTACACCTGCCATTCTGTCCCTCGTTGCTGATTCAACCGATGACTCCAACCGCGGTGTGGCTTTTGGATGGCTACAGCTGACTAGCAACATAGGTTCAATCATTGGAAACCTATGTTCAGTTTTGATAGCTTCAACATCATTCATGGGGATTCCTGGTTGGAGAATCTCCTTCCATCTAGTTGGAATGGTGAGTGTTGTTGTAGGTATTTTGGTCCGCCTATTTGCCAATGATCCACGATTTGCAGAGAGTGGTTCTAAAGCTCAAGATCCGGGTCCAAATAAACCCACATTGTCAGCAGTGAAGTTCTTAATTCAGGAAGCCAAGTCAGTAATGAAAGTTCCATCTTTCCAGATAATTGTAGCACAGGGTGTGACAGGATCGTTCCCATGGTCAGCTTTGTCATTTGCACCTATGTGGTTGGAGCTCATTGGATTTTCCCACAAACAAACAGCTTTTCTTATGAGTATGTTTGtggtttctctttctcttggtgGGCTCTTTGGAGGAAAGATGGGGGATATCCTTTCCAAGCATTTCCCCAACTCTGGCAGGATAGTTCTATCCCAGATAAGCTCAGGATTGGCTATCCCACTGGCTGCATTGCTGTTGTTGGCTCTACCAGATGACCCCTCCACTGCTTTCATGCATGGTTTCGTCTTGTTCATCATGGGATTATCCATATCATGGAATGGGGCAGCCACAAACAA TCCAATATTTGCAGAGATCGTTCCTGAAAAGTCACGTACAAGTATCTATGCTCTGGATCGATCTTTTGAGTCGATATTGGCATCATTTGCTCCCCCTGTAGTTGGGTTTCTAGCGCAGCGCTTTTATGGTTATAAACCAGCTCCGAAGGGAGCCAGCAAGTCTGTTGAAGttgaaagagacagagagaatgCTGCATCATTAGCCAAGGCACTTTATATGGCAATAGGAATTCCGATGAGTCTGTGTTGCCTTATCTACTCCTTTCTCTATTGCACCTACCCAAAGGACAGAGAGCGAGCATCGATGCATGCATTAATAGAATCAGAGATGCAGCAGATGGAATCAGATAATCCTCCTGCTGGAGAGGAATATGTTGAAGTTTGCTTTTCTGAATCAGATGAGCTATATGGGAAGGCAAAAACTGTGATTGATATGGTTTATGGTGTAGAGGGTGTTGATATTGATGACACTGATGAGACGACCCTGCTTCCCACCaacttaaatttctcaaatttaGAGGGCTAA
- the LOC122667348 gene encoding uncharacterized protein LOC122667348, producing the protein MEAAESELRLDVVARSLSGVLRWVTMFLEATRLVVTIKTTKITVVMRFRAAIYGWDGPGVKGRLSKRWFKAADMERWRSSWSNREYAQIDGRRGSIEVAGSSKDLLVSPILVNLAGIMERADESLLPGVYKEVGAALNIDPTGLGYLTLFRAIVQGCCYPLGAYLAINHNRTHVIALGAFLWAAATFIFAISSTFFQVAVSRALNGIGLAIVIPAIKSLVADSTKNTNRGIAFGWLQVTGNLGSIIGNLCSVLLASTSFMGIPGWRISFHLVGMVSVVVGILVRLFANDPHFSEDGAYARDPGPHEPKKSAVKSLIEEAKSVMEVPSFQIIVAQGVTGSIPFSALSFAPMWLELIGFSHKQTAFLMTIFVVAGSLGALFGGRMGDFLSKRFPNRGRIVLAQISTGSAIPLAAALLLVLPYDPSTAFIHGFVLSITGFFIHWNSAATNNPIFAEIVREKSRTTAYALDRSFESILASFAPPAVGFLAQHLYGYKPAPKGASKSVEVERDRENAASLAKALYMAIGIPMGLCCLIYSFLYCTYPRDRERASMHALIQSEMEQMELDNPPAGVEDA; encoded by the exons ATGGAGGCTGCAGAGAGCGAACTCAGGTTGGATGTAGTAGCGCGCAGCCTTAGCGGAGTTCTTCGGTGGGTAACCATGTTTCTTGAAGCAACGAGACTCGTAGTGACCATCAAGACCACAAAAATCACAGTGGTAATGAGGTTTAGGGCGGCGATTTATGGTTGGGACGGCCCGGGCGTGAAGGGCCGATTGAGTAAGAGATGGTTCAAAGCCGCCGATATGGAGCGTTGGCGTTCTTCTTGGAGCAATAGAGAATATGCACAGATTGATGGAAGGCGCGGGTCCATCGAAGTAGCCG GATCTTCTAAGGATCTTCTAGTATCTCCAATACTGGTGAACCTGGCGGGGATCATGGAGAGAGCGGACGAGTCTCTGCTGCCTGGTGTGTACAAGGAGGTTGGGGCTGCTCTCAACATTGACCCAACGGGCCTCGGCTACCTCACCCTCTTCAGAGCCATCGTGCAGGGCTGCTGCTACCCACTCGGAGCCTACCTCGCAATCAACCACAACAGAACCCACGTGATCGCCCTCGGCGCTTTCCTCTGGGCCGCTGCGACCTTCATTTTCGCCATCTCCTCCACTTTCTTTCAG GTAGCAGTTTCAAGAGCTTTGAATGGGATTGGACTGGCCATTGTTATACCTGCCATTAAGTCCCTTGTTGCTGACTCAACCAAAAACACCAACCGTGGTATAGCTTTTGGATGGCTACAGGTGACTGGAAACTTAGGCTCAATCATTGGAAACCTATGCTCAGTTCTGTTAGCTTCGACATCATTCATGGGGATCCCTGGTTGGAGAATCTCCTTCCATCTAGTTGGAATGGTGAGTGTTGTTGTCGGTATTTTGGTACGCCTATTTGCAAATGATCCACATTTTTCAGAGGACGGTGCTTATGCCAGAGATCCAGGCCCTCATGaacccaaaaaatcagcagTGAAGTCACTAATTGAGGAAGCCAAGTCAGTGATGGAAGTTCCATCTTTCCAGATAATTGTAGCACAGGGTGTGACAGGTTCGATCCCATTCTCAGCTTTGTCATTCGCACCTATGTGGTTGGAGCTCATTGGCTTTTCCCACAAACAAACAGCTTTCCTTATGACCATTTTTGTGGTTGCTGGTTCTCTTGGTGCGCTCTTTGGAGGAAGGATGGGGGATTTCCTTTCGAAGCGTTTCCCAAACCGTGGCAGGATAGTTCTAGCGCAGATAAGCACAGGATCGGCTATCCCACTAGCAGCAGCACTGTTGTTGGTTCTACCCTATGACCCCTCCACTGCTTTCATTCATGGTTTCGTCTTATCAATCACGGGTTTCTTCATACATTGGAATTCTGCAGCTACAAACAA TCCAATATTTGCAGAGATAGTTCGTGAGAAGTCACGTACTACTGCCTATGCTCTGGATCGATCCTTCGAATCAATATTGGCATCATTTGCTCCACCTGCAGTTGGGTTTCTAGCTCAGCATTTATATGGTTATAAACCAGCTCCCAAGGGAGCCAGCAAGTCTGTTGAAGttgaaagagacagagagaatgCTGCATCATTAGCCAAGGCACTTTATATGGCAATAGGAATTCCGATGGGTCTATGTTGCCTAATCTACTCCTTTCTCTATTGCACCTACCCAAGAGACAGAGAGCGAGCATCGATGCATGCATTAATACAATCAGAAATGGAGCAGATGGAATTAGATAATCCTCCTGCTGGAGTGGAAGATGCTTAA
- the LOC122669831 gene encoding uncharacterized methyltransferase At1g78140, chloroplastic: protein MAIVIGSRVNPTVFCGRKMGFLKSTRPTVRYSFPAIIRATSTATVKTIPDPILNVEDTRTSKNILACSICYDPLMWNGEPGLTMTSTPGSTFQCSTCKKSFVANETFIDLTAASGAKEYRESVPLSSELFRTPLVSFLYERGWRQSFSAWGGFPGPEKEFEMAKDYLKPSFGGNIVDASCGSGMFSRLFAKSGLFFLVVALDFSENMLRQCHEFINREEGFPKENLILVRADIARLPFVSSSIDAVHAGAAVHCWPSPSAAVAEISRVLRPGGVFVGTTYISDSINVAIPVIRIVRQYIGQFSSNHFFVSERELEDLCTICGLVGFTCVRNGPFIMFSATKPR, encoded by the exons atggCAATAGTAATTGGCAGCAGAGTCAACCCAACCGTTTTTTGTGGAAGGAAGATGGGTTTTCTGAAATCGACGAGGCCAACCGTCAGATATTCTTTCCCGGCAATAATACGAGCTACTTCAACTGCCACTGTCAAGACAATTCCT GATCCTATTCTAAATGTAGAGGATACCAGAACCAGCAAGAACATATTAGCTTGTTCCATTTGTTATGACCCATTGATGTGGAACGGCGAACCAGGGTTGACAAT GACGTCCACCCCTGGCTCTACATTCCAATGCAGCACTTGCAAGAAATCTTTTGTTGCCAATGAAACATTTATTGACCTGACAGCAGCTAGTGGTGCCAAGGAGTATCGTGAATCTGTGCCATTATCGTCGGAACTTTTCAG GACTCCTCTAGTATCCTTCCTTTATGAAAGGGGATGGCGTCAGAGTTTTTCTGCATGGGGTGGTTTTCCAGGCCCAGAGAAAGAG ttTGAAATGGCTAAAGATTACCTGAAGCCTAGTTTTGGTGGAAATATTGTTGATGCCAGTTGCGGAAGCGGGATGTTCTCAAGACTTTTTGCTAAGAGTGGattattttttcttgttgttGCTTTGGACTTCTCAGAGAACATGCTTCGGCAATGCCATGAATTCATTAATCGGGAGGAAGGCTTTCCGAAAGA GAACTTAATCTTGGTCAGAGCTGATATTGCTAGGCTTCCTTTTGTTTCAAGTTCTATTGATGCTGTGCATGCTGGTGCTGCGGTGCACTGTTGGCCGTCACCATCTGCTGCT GTGGCAGAAATAAGTCGAGTGCTCCGTCCAGGAGGGGTTTTTGTTGGTACAACCTATATTTCGGATTCTATTAATGTAGCCATACCAGTTATAAGGATAGTGCGTCAG TACATTGGGCAATTCTCTAGCAACCACTTCTTTGTATCTGAACGTGAATTGGAAGATCTCTGTACAATATGTGGACTGGTGGGCTTTACATGCGTGAGGAATGGACCTTTTATCATGTTTTCTGCAACCAAACCCAGATAG
- the LOC122668911 gene encoding uncharacterized protein LOC122668911 isoform X2, whose protein sequence is MKKMKSETVTLMLVNLAGIMERADESLLPGVYREVGAALHTDPTGLGSLTLFRSIVQSCCYPLAAYLAIHHNRAHVIALGAFLWAAATFLVGFSSSFLQVAVSRALNGIGLAIVTPAILSLVADSTDDSNRGVAFGWLQLTSNIGSIIGNLCSVLIASTSFMGIPGWRISFHLVGMVSVVVGILVRLFANDPRFAESGSKAQDPGPNKPTLSAVKFLIQEAKSVMKVPSFQIIVAQGVTGSFPWSALSFAPMWLELIGFSHKQTAFLMSMFVVSLSLGGLFGGKMGDILSKHFPNSGRIVLSQISSGLAIPLAALLLLALPDDPSTAFMHGFVLFIMGLSISWNGAATNNPIFAEIVPEKSRTSIYALDRSFESILASFAPPVVGFLAQRFYGYKPAPKGASKSVEVERDRENAASLAKALYMAIGIPMSLCCLIYSFLYCTYPKDRERASMHALIESEMQQMESDNPPAGEEYVEVCFSESDELYGKAKTVIDMVYGVEGVDIDDTDETTLLPTNLNFSNLEG, encoded by the exons TGAAATCAGAGACAGTAACATTGATGCTGGTGAACCTGGCGGGGATCATGGAGAGAGCGGACGAGTCACTGCTCCCTGGTGTGTACAGGGAAGTTGGGGCCGCCCTCCACACTGACCCAACTGGTCTTGGCTCCCTCACCCTTTTCCGATCCATTGTGCAGTCCTGCTGCTACCCACTCGCAGCATACCTCGCCATCCACCACAACAGAGCCCACGTTATCGCCCTCGGCGCCTTCCTCTGGGCCGCCGCCACCTTCCTTGTcggcttctcctcctctttcttacAG GTGGCAGTCTCAAGAGCTTTGAATGGGATAGGACTGGCCATTGTTACACCTGCCATTCTGTCCCTCGTTGCTGATTCAACCGATGACTCCAACCGCGGTGTGGCTTTTGGATGGCTACAGCTGACTAGCAACATAGGTTCAATCATTGGAAACCTATGTTCAGTTTTGATAGCTTCAACATCATTCATGGGGATTCCTGGTTGGAGAATCTCCTTCCATCTAGTTGGAATGGTGAGTGTTGTTGTAGGTATTTTGGTCCGCCTATTTGCCAATGATCCACGATTTGCAGAGAGTGGTTCTAAAGCTCAAGATCCGGGTCCAAATAAACCCACATTGTCAGCAGTGAAGTTCTTAATTCAGGAAGCCAAGTCAGTAATGAAAGTTCCATCTTTCCAGATAATTGTAGCACAGGGTGTGACAGGATCGTTCCCATGGTCAGCTTTGTCATTTGCACCTATGTGGTTGGAGCTCATTGGATTTTCCCACAAACAAACAGCTTTTCTTATGAGTATGTTTGtggtttctctttctcttggtgGGCTCTTTGGAGGAAAGATGGGGGATATCCTTTCCAAGCATTTCCCCAACTCTGGCAGGATAGTTCTATCCCAGATAAGCTCAGGATTGGCTATCCCACTGGCTGCATTGCTGTTGTTGGCTCTACCAGATGACCCCTCCACTGCTTTCATGCATGGTTTCGTCTTGTTCATCATGGGATTATCCATATCATGGAATGGGGCAGCCACAAACAA TCCAATATTTGCAGAGATCGTTCCTGAAAAGTCACGTACAAGTATCTATGCTCTGGATCGATCTTTTGAGTCGATATTGGCATCATTTGCTCCCCCTGTAGTTGGGTTTCTAGCGCAGCGCTTTTATGGTTATAAACCAGCTCCGAAGGGAGCCAGCAAGTCTGTTGAAGttgaaagagacagagagaatgCTGCATCATTAGCCAAGGCACTTTATATGGCAATAGGAATTCCGATGAGTCTGTGTTGCCTTATCTACTCCTTTCTCTATTGCACCTACCCAAAGGACAGAGAGCGAGCATCGATGCATGCATTAATAGAATCAGAGATGCAGCAGATGGAATCAGATAATCCTCCTGCTGGAGAGGAATATGTTGAAGTTTGCTTTTCTGAATCAGATGAGCTATATGGGAAGGCAAAAACTGTGATTGATATGGTTTATGGTGTAGAGGGTGTTGATATTGATGACACTGATGAGACGACCCTGCTTCCCACCaacttaaatttctcaaatttaGAGGGCTAA